A genomic segment from Magnetococcales bacterium encodes:
- the kdpE gene encoding two-component system response regulator KdpE translates to MTTPSSTQITIVFIEDEPQIRRFVRSALEGEQHGVVEAETGRRGLMEIGTRRPDLVILDLGLPDMDGVELIQDLRSWSNLPILILSARTQESDKIRALDAGADDYLTKPFGIPELLARVRALLRRAACASVDQPQTVRFGEVEVDLVQRLVTRCGETVHLTSIEYRLLTQLIAHAGRVLTHRTLLRDVWGPNHVGNTHYLRVYMSNLRRKLEQDPNVPKHILTESGVGYRLSVNTCRDRGDECRPQPSVASNSARIAPSADGPADPSS, encoded by the coding sequence ATGACCACCCCATCATCCACCCAGATCACGATCGTATTCATCGAAGATGAGCCGCAAATCCGCCGCTTTGTCCGTTCTGCCCTGGAGGGGGAACAGCACGGGGTGGTGGAAGCGGAAACGGGAAGGCGCGGCCTGATGGAGATTGGAACCCGTCGCCCCGACCTGGTGATCCTGGATCTGGGCCTGCCGGACATGGATGGCGTCGAACTCATTCAGGATCTCCGTTCCTGGTCCAACCTGCCGATCCTGATCCTTTCGGCCCGCACCCAGGAGTCCGACAAGATCAGAGCCCTGGACGCCGGGGCGGATGATTATCTGACCAAACCGTTTGGCATCCCGGAGTTGCTGGCCCGGGTGCGCGCCCTGCTGCGGCGGGCCGCCTGCGCCTCGGTCGATCAGCCTCAGACCGTTCGCTTTGGGGAGGTGGAGGTCGATCTGGTCCAACGCCTGGTGACCCGGTGTGGCGAAACCGTCCACTTGACCTCCATAGAATATCGCCTGCTCACCCAATTGATTGCCCATGCGGGACGGGTCTTGACCCACCGTACCCTGTTACGCGATGTGTGGGGACCAAACCATGTCGGCAATACCCACTATCTGCGCGTCTACATGTCCAACCTGCGTCGCAAGCTGGAGCAGGATCCCAATGTACCCAAACACATTTTGACAGAATCCGGCGTGGGATACCGCCTTTCTGTCAACACATGTAGAGATCGTGGCGATGAATGTAGGCCACAACCTTCTGTGGCGTCAAATAGCGCAAGGATCGCCCCATCCGCTGACGGGCCCGCAGATCCGTCGAGCTGA
- the nadD gene encoding nicotinate (nicotinamide) nucleotide adenylyltransferase: MTPRIGIMGGAFNPPHFGHLRSALEVREVLQLEQVLFLPSGLHPFKRDDRLAAVHHRVAMTRLAIADEPGFALCTLEADQQRTAYTTETLASLASRHSGRELVFLFGADLLAEMHLWKDWEQLIRLAHLCLLVRPGYQGTWEGTRAGQYFATARVERAGEMHRSANGYSFLVQPITMLEISSTDLRARQRMGRSLRYLTPQKVVAYIHRHDLYMC; the protein is encoded by the coding sequence ATGACACCCCGTATCGGCATCATGGGTGGCGCGTTCAATCCACCCCACTTTGGTCATCTGCGTTCGGCGTTGGAGGTGCGGGAGGTTTTGCAGTTGGAACAGGTGTTGTTTCTCCCCTCCGGTCTGCATCCCTTCAAACGGGATGATCGATTGGCGGCGGTGCATCATCGCGTCGCGATGACCCGACTGGCCATCGCCGATGAGCCCGGGTTCGCTCTGTGCACCCTGGAAGCGGATCAGCAACGCACGGCCTACACCACCGAGACTCTGGCATCCCTGGCCAGCAGGCATTCCGGCAGGGAGCTGGTTTTTTTGTTTGGGGCGGATTTGCTGGCCGAGATGCACTTGTGGAAGGATTGGGAGCAGTTGATCCGGCTGGCGCATCTCTGCCTCCTGGTGCGGCCCGGGTACCAGGGAACCTGGGAAGGCACTCGGGCCGGGCAGTACTTTGCGACGGCGCGGGTCGAGCGGGCCGGAGAGATGCACCGATCAGCAAACGGCTACAGCTTTCTGGTGCAGCCCATCACTATGTTGGAAATCAGCTCGACGGATCTGCGGGCCCGTCAGCGGATGGGGCGATCCTTGCGCTATTTGACGCCACAGAAGGTTGTGGCCTACATTCATCGCCACGATCTCTACATGTGTTGA